Genomic DNA from Salvelinus sp. IW2-2015 unplaced genomic scaffold, ASM291031v2 Un_scaffold10251, whole genome shotgun sequence:
ttggtctggtctggaccaaatctgaaccaatcataggtCTATGTTTAGTTCAGATTTGGTGCAGTGTAGACCAGCCTTGATTTCAATGTCCACGGACATAGATTTTTGGTCCGGTgcatcatagatgtctatgtttgttTCCGATTTTTTtccggtctggaccagccttaatttggcccaaacatagacgtctataaatgacttcttttcaactttctttcagTACCAAAAGTAAACCTGATTTCAACTtccggaaaatatgtatttttcaaatTCCGGAAAATATGCCTTTCAACATTctagaaaatatgtattttaaacataCGGAAAATaccttttcacctttcattcagaacctaaattgaacctcttcaacgtctggaaaatacgttttttagacgtcttttcaacgtcattttgcttactgggactattctagttttgcGAGGGGTTTCATTTTTTGGTCTTGCCTATGGAGGCAGAATGGCAAGGACCGGCACTGACTTTAGGGAtgggtggtatccagattttcataccggggtatacggtattaccaGAAGGTGTGCTATTTTTATGCGGGGATGCACAAAATGTTTTATTCGGGGCTCTTGGTCGGTCCAGGAGGgtattgaatgtctctgctgttaACCAAGAAGCTTtctcttgacatctagccacttagctattTGACACTTAGAGTGACACTTAGAGTCTTAGAGTTCTTATAGATATACTTAACTTATTGTTACAGGCAGTGGCATAGTACGCACCTCCACTCCTCCAAAAAGTACTTTCTTTTTTACGGTATTGAAATCATACCGTCAGTATTTCGAAATGCAACGATATACGGTATAAATGGTATATTGCCCAAGCCTAGCACACCTGCATTGAAACTGCTCCGCTCCCTCAGGCTTTTATCTTACAAAACCAAACCTATTTTTGAAAAGTCTCAACCTTTGTGGTAATCTACCACTCTGTATACATACAAACTAGCTATTTGACAAGATTCATCATGACATAATTGCCTATTCATAATCCAGTAAATCACATCTGACCAACATTTCTGTAATaatgaattcaaatcaaatcttatttgtcacatgcgccgaatacaacaggtgtggtaatcttcaccttacagtgaaatgcttactttacaagcccttaaccaacaaagcagttttaagaaaaatacctaataaaataataataataaaagttaCCAATCATTTGATTAGACATTTTTTGAGATTGTATGTATGAGGTAAAAGAAAGGTACTTAGACTTCCTCTTACATGATCTTCTGTGCCTAGGACGAGTAATGGGAAGAGTACAGTGGTCAATGCCATGCTGAGGGACCGGGTGCTGCCCAGTGGAATGGGTCACACCACCAACTGCTTCCTGAGTGTGGAGGGCACGGACGCGGACCACGCCTACCTCAAGACCGAGGgctcagaggaggagaagagcatcAAGGTAAGTCCA
This window encodes:
- the LOC112079912 gene encoding mitofusin-1-like, encoding MLRDRVLPSGMGHTTNCFLSVEGTDADHAYLKTEGSEEEKSIKTVNQLGHALHMDESLDAGCLVRVFWPKTKCALLRDDLVLVD